A window of the Vigna angularis cultivar LongXiaoDou No.4 chromosome 3, ASM1680809v1, whole genome shotgun sequence genome harbors these coding sequences:
- the LOC108326074 gene encoding LRR receptor-like serine/threonine-protein kinase SIK1, translated as MATCKNVCALLLLLFSSFLHVKAILDPADFLALQSIRKALEDMPGSHFFSSWDFTADPCNFAGVYCDSDRVISLNLGDPRAGSPGLTGRLDPALGKLSALAEFTVVPGRIYGPLPESLSDLKNLRFLGVNRNFISGEIPTMLGELRGLRTIDLSYNQLTGRIPPTVGSLPELTNLILCHNRLSGSLPRFESHTLTRLDLKHNSLSGSLPPNSLPPSLQYLSLAWNQLTGPMDRLLGRLDQLNYLDLSLNQFTGPIPDRIFSFPLTNLQLERNQFSGAVQPVEQVSIPTVDLSYNRLSGQISPMLASVQYLYLNNNRFSGRVPASFVERLLDASIQILYLQHNYLTGIEISPTAVIPERSSLCLQYNCMVPPVETPCPLRAGKQKTRPTAQCNQLKT; from the coding sequence ATGGCCACCTGCAAAAATGTCTGTGCTCTTCTCCTTTTGCTTTTCTCCTCTTTTCTACATGTGAAGGCTATTTTAGACCCTGCTGATTTCCTCGCTCTGCAATCCATTCGTAAAGCCCTCGAAGACATGCCCGGTTCCCATTTCTTCTCCTCCTGGGATTTCACCGCAGACCCATGCAACTTCGCCGGGGTTTACTGCGACTCCGACAGGGTCATCTCCCTCAACCTCGGTGATCCCAGGGCTGGCTCACCCGGACTCACCGGCCGCCTCGACCCCGCCCTCGGCAAGCTCTCCGCGCTCGCCGAGTTCACCGTTGTCCCCGGCAGAATCTACGGTCCTCTCCCAGAATCCCTCTCCGATTTGAAGAACCTCAGGTTTCTCGGCGTCAACCGTAACTTCATCTCCGGCGAAATTCCGACCATGCTCGGCGAGTTACGCGGCCTCAGAACCATCGATCTCAGCTACAACCAACTCACCGGACGCATTCCTCCAACCGTGGGATCCCTACCGGAGCTGACTAACCTGATCCTCTGCCATAACCGCCTCTCCGGTTCGCTCCCTCGGTTCGAGTCACACACTTTAACACGGCTCGACCTAAAGCATAACTCTCTCTCCGGTTCGCTCCCTCCCAACTCGCTCCCTCCCTCTCTGCAGTACCTCTCCCTGGCCTGGAACCAGCTCACCGGCCCAATGGATCGCCTCCTGGGCCGCCTCGACCAGCTTAACTATTTGGACCTTAGTCTCAACCAGTTCACGGGCCCAATCCCGGACCGGATCTTTTCCTTCCCGCTCACGAATCTGCAGCTGGAGAGGAACCAGTTCTCGGGTGCGGTCCAGCCCGTTGAGCAGGTGTCCATCCCGACCGTTGATCTTAGTTACAACCGGTTGTCCGGTCAGATATCTCCAATGCTGGCGAGCGTGCAGTACCTGTACCTGAATAACAACCGGTTTTCTGGTCGGGTACCGGCTAGCTTCGTGGAGCGGTTGCTGGACGCCAGCATTCAGATACTTTACTTGCAGCATAACTATCTGACGGGGATTGAGATAAGCCCAACGGCGGTGATTCCAGAGAGAAGCTCCCTGTGTCTGCAGTATAATTGCATGGTCCCGCCCGTTGAGACGCCCTGCCCCTTGAGGGCTGGCAAGCAGAAAACCAGGCCTACTGCGCAATGCAACCAGTTGAAAACCTGA